The genomic segment TTTGGTTTATATATTGGACTTTATCTAAACTGCCCCAAATTATGGGAAATTCGAAGTGAATCAAATCTTTATGCATGAAAAGGCTGGTAGGGTCATGGTTAAACTGACACCTTCCTTTAGCTAATAGGATCCTGTTAGTATCCTGTTAGTATCCTGTTAGCATCCTGCTAGTATCCTGTTAGTATCCTGTTAGTATCCTGCTGGTATCCTATTagtaacaaatagtgatgggcgaatttattcgccaggcgcgaattcgcggcgaatttgcgcgtttcgccgccagcgaataaattcgcgaaacacccgcaaaaattcgcggcaaaaattcgccggcgtcaaaaaaaatttttctgaaaaacgggcgccggcgccaaaaacgggcgccggcgtcgaaaaaagcgggcgccggcgtcaaaaacgggcaccggcgtcaaaaacaagacgccggcgccgtttcgcgaattttttgccgtttcgcgaaattcgcaaatttttcggcgaagagaaacggcgcaaattcgcccatcactagtaacaaaaCACacttctattatatatttttttaaacccccttACACCGCACACGACCCAGCATTACATACAGGTCCAACAGTCTGACATAGtttaagggattatttattaaaggttgagttgttttcgAGTTGTTTGGGTTTTCAAGAGTATTTTTCAGCCAAAGCTTGATTTATCgagttaaaaaaaacgttttctattttttaaaaaagagatttattatgcctcgAAACTGAAAAtagctggaatccaaaaatactccagctaaaacctgtcaaattcatgtagaagtcaatggcagaggttccaatgactcgattaatttgagtgatttttttttttttgcagaaaactcaataaattcaagtATTCAGgtatttttccatttgagtttttccataaatcagaaaacattcgagttgcgagtttattcaaggtataaaaaaaaaactcacaaacttgaactttgataaataacatacCAGAGTAATAATGTACCAGAGATGGTTCTGTCTGAATAAGATGGAGATATTTTTACAGATGAGAAGTTAAAGAAAGGCTGATAATCCAAAGAGGTGGGTTGAAAAACCATGGAGTAGAGAGGATGGAGTTAGGCGTAAAATCCATAGAATAAGAGGTTTTAGAAAAACCTCAAGGAGTAGGAGGCTAACAACCCATGAATTATGAGTTGCAGGTTTAATTGTGAGGTTGGTGCATGTAACAATGGAAGGATAAATGAGAAAATCAGGATAAGGATTTGGGACCAAGTTGTCCAATAATGAATTTATAATCCACCTGGTTTCCAATTTAAGGAATCGTATTTGTCTTGTAATCATATTGACAAACTATATAGAGGTACCCCATTAAGTTAATATGTATTTAGAGAAGACATGATGTAGTAAGGACCACCAACTTCGTCTCTCTTTTTATATGACTGCaattatatttaaatcatttgtAGTGCACTTTCAGCTGTTTGCACGAGTTTAATCAATGATAAATTGGGTAGTGAACAGTAGGTGGTGCTCATTCCACGCAAATGAAATGTATAGTAACTTTACTTTATGTTATAGTGACCACCTCTTTTAAGGACTGTTTATTTTCAACTAGGGATATTTATCATATAGGCACTGCCCATACTTATTTGTTCTCTGTCGGAAGGTGTAGGTTGAAGGATATTGGGCATaatgatgttttttaaataatttggtatgtatactgtatttttGCTGGTCTGATAGTACCACTAGGCTTATACAGTAGTGTCTCCATTGAGCTTTAATCTTGTAATGGGCTAGCGGTTGCCTGGATAAATGTTGGGTCTCAAGAGGGTGCTTGATTAAAACCATTACTGCTCTGCTTGTAACCAGATTAAATATAgataccagtgtcagactgggacaccaggggcccaccgaaaaaacctttgaccaaggacccaccaattaatcttataccaggggcccactctcagtactcttattcttcctctcctcactcaacctctattctcctagtgtcttttatttacatactataagctattattccatctatttagtcactTTGTTCTCatggaaatagggaatggccacgaaataggccaaatgtttagcagcatgagggccaactGACACTTGGatccaccgggatttttcctggtatccctgtgggccagtccgacactgatagatACAGgtttaaatactgatttaaaaaataaattgccctGATCTGCTtcttcaagcaaaataaactactTTCTGCACCCCCTTTGAACGTTGCACCTGATCTTGTATATGATtcctccttttaaagttttagagTTATCTGTAGCTCTTGGTACTTATTTGAAAAAGGGACTTGCAACTCTGTTATAAAGTGTTGGAATTCATTACACATTGAACTAGGTTTGCTATTCACAATTTCTCTAGATTTTGATTGTTGTGAACTTTACTTTTCATTTAttgattttagagatttttgaacccacaactaaactcactttcctAAAAACCAAGAATGTCatggctgttcaccttccaaacacttttttacagTTGAGTCATTTTCAGATCGTTCAATtgcttttcttattttatttttttacaggtgTCCCAGAATTAAAACTTAAAGGTTAATGTaccttatttctggtgaactgatcTGAAGTCAACTGacttaaaaaaagtgttggaaggtgaacaacccctttaagatctgaataaaaagattaattaaaatatttaaaaaattcatgaaaagatCCGAATTAAAAAAGGGCAAACAGGAAATAATGCTGAGCAATCTGAAaagaaatatgaatatctctaaaacctctaaaaattttagtttttcagacaatacctagcaaaaaaaaaaaaaaccccagaaaacctCTAGTTTCCGAATTTATTAGAAATGGTCCAATTGCatcagggcagctcccattgacttctgtaggaccaTGGCAAATTTTACCTGGGGAATTTTTGTAATAGAATTTTCTGTGGTATTTACacttattaaaaacataaatctcaaagttttagagctttaaaaaaaaatgtttagagacTCTACTTTAGGGATTATTGAAGTatggaaatatttatattatacatttatggTTTTACtgcataaaaaacataattatgtttaCGTTATGAATTTTATAAAGAGTACATTATATAACTGCTAATATGTTGTGTCTCCTCAGGCGAATCTCAAGGATGCTCCATCCATTCATATTCCTGATATTTGTGGTTCCTCTGTCCTCTCCTTCTCCCATGACACCAAACCCTTTAAAATTTGgatgccaacctggcaacccaaAAGAATGTGAAAAGGCTTCTTTTGTGCCTGGTCATACCTTGCTGGGAGAAGGGTTAAATATTGTAACAATGAAGAGAACCCATGCTTTCCTCCTGGACCTGCAGAGCTATAAAAAGAAGAACAAAACCTGCACattatgtaaaaatatccatCATCAAAACATCCTGGAGAAAATTCCAATAGCCATGATCGACTGGCAACCCCAGACTTCATGTTCCAAATCAATCACTAGCAGCATCTCCCATTCAAAAGTAACACTGGCCAACCAAGAAACCTCGTCCATTTCCAATGACTGGAAAGTAGGGCTCAATGTGTCTGATCCAATAAATAAAGTTTCTATGGCAAGTGGAGGTTCCCACTCTAGAATGGCAGAATTTGCTACAACAAAATCTATGACTGACAAATACCAGTTCCTCAGCAATGAACTTCAATGCTTATTCTACAGGTAATATGAATTCCAACGTTAAGTAAGGGCTGTGTAGAAAGTGTTCTTTGTTACAGAAGGTGTTAACCATAATATTTCCCCACCTAACTTTCAAATGCACAGATGAGAAACACGAGAGATGAACAAAAAATGTTGAATAGGGAATTTAATAGAGAGAAAGCTAATGGTTCCTATAAATAACAACAAGACACTTTCAGGCCTAACAGCTCAGGAAGGTTGGAGTAAGGACCAAGGATGAAACTGCTTGTACAAAAGTCTGATTCACAGTGTCCGAAGGGTTGAGAGCCCGTTGTCAATTTCCAGGcaaaaagatcagggcaggcagattGCAGCAAGGTCAGAGTCAAACCAGGAGGTCAAGAACACAAGAGAAATTAAGAACACCCCAGAACTCTTAGTAAGAAGGACTTATATGCAGGCACTGAATCCAGGTCCCTGGCATCCTTTTGTTTTGAATTTTCTCGCCAAAAACGTGGAGGATGACATCACACAGCAGCCATAGGTGCCGCCATCTAGGATCTTTTTAAGAAAGGTTTTGTTACAATAGACCACTCATCATCATTTTAACACCTTCTTACGACCTGTAAAATACAGTGTATTTATAGAGcgtataataaatatttgttactttaaagggatactgtcatgggaaaaacttttttttcaaaatgaatcagttaatagtgctgctccagcagaattctgcactgaaatccatttctcaaaagagcaaacagttttttttatattcgattttgaaatctgacatggggctagacatattgtcaatttcccagctgccccaagtcatgtgacttgtgctctgataaacttcaatcactctttactgctgtactgcaagttggagtgatatcaccccctccctttcccccccaacagccaaacaaaagaacaatgggaagctccctaacacaagataacagctgcctggtagatctaagaacaacactcaatagtaaaatccatgtctcactgagacacattcagttacattgagaaggaaaaacagcagcctgccagaaagcatttctctcctaaagtgcaggcacaagtcacatgaccaggggcagctgggaaattgacaaaatgtctagtcccatgtcagatttcaaaattgaatataaaaaaatctgtttgctcttttgagaaatggatttcagtgcagaattctgctggagcagcactattaactgatgcgttttgaaaaaaacatgttttccgatgataggatccctGAGGTGGTAGCTTGTCATTGTAAAGGTGTGAcactttttattaaagaatttcctttctttttgaGCCCATCCCATTGATATAAATGGGTTATGCCAAGTCTGAGGCGATGTAAAACAAGGatgtcaatctttttttttaattctcccaGTTTGATTTCAAGAAAAGTTGTGGACATTGTAAAGTTAATAACAATAGctttaaaaatgacacttttattTTAACGTGTTTGTGTTGgcgtaaaacattttaaaaatccttctgcttagaaatatgaaaaatgattatagaaaatgaatataagTATACTAAATAAAGCCAGTCGGGTTCTTGGTTCTATTGCCCATGCTCTTGGGACAGTGATTGGCATTGGTGAATCTCCACATGGATGTGACACAGCCAGATATGGCAGCCGCCAAACTCTGGTATGCCGCTCTGTTTTGCTTGGGCCAGGTAGGAGacatggtgggacattcactaagaatcgtagttgcccTGGCGTCCGCTTcaccgcgcttcgccgcacttcgccagaagtattttcaccagcgctccacaaattcactaaaatccgaagttgcgctcaggggtagcgtaaggtttcgaagttgcgctagcgttaatttgccaagcaaagctaagttacgctagcgatggttattttgcatacggcgccaaattgaagttacaatggaggaatatgtagcatcactacacaagcctgggaaaccttcaaaacagcaaataaaatttttattttgccctacacatgtgcccactgtatagttaagtagccatgagttaggaaatgtaggggggccccaaaaattttttcaatctttttcagcctatcacccataataaagaaaaacgccagcgttttttgggacttagaaaaaatgttaaattttttgaagcaatccctatctactctattgcgcttcgcctggtctgaggtgttgaaggaagtctggcgtaaaaggtagcgttcagaacaatgcgcccgttagtgaatttgcgtagttacgtccgttgcgcaaagggtgcgaagtaacactagcgaagttacaccagcgtccgttagtgaatctgcgaagtaatgaaaatgcccaacgctggcgaattcacgctaccgtttggcgcttcggcgcttagtgaatttgccccatagagcctTGTAAAGACTAACTTATGgcagaattttaattttttaataataattgagaatctttctttttttgttacttCTTAGTTTCCGTCTTTCTTCAGATGCACCCCTGAGCCCTGATTTTGCGAAGACCCTACGCCAACTCCCAGCTTCTTACAACGCGGCTACCAAAGAGCAGTACCATAATCTCATATCAACATTTGGAACCCATTACATCACCCAAGCCCAGGTAGGGGGACGATTTAAGGATGTCACTGCCGTGAGGACCTGCCAAGTGGCTATGAATTCCCTGAAAATCAGTGAAGTCAAAGATTGTCTGGCGTTGGAAGCAGCGGCAGCTACAAAAGTCAAAACAGAAGATGTCAGTGGCGATATGACCTTTAATTTGTGCATGGAAAAGGCAAAAGAACTGAGTCTAGGAAACAGTTTTCGAACAAACTTTGATGAACGAATGTTCGAGGTAAGACTTTACTATTGGTGCTGAAAGCATTTATACAGTAGGagcaatatttttctattttttatataaagagcAGTGGGTTCTATCTCTTTGCATAGGGTAGCTGAGGCATGGTGGAGGAGGTGGACCATGCATCTGCAGCATATTACTATTTTTATACTGTGTAAATTGTTATTGAagacatgttgctcatgagccactggtggGGGATCActtatggatcaagtacaagctactggtttattattgcagagaaaaaggaaatgtgctttcaaattttgaattatttaattaaaatcgagtctatgggagatgaaccttctgtaattctgagtttcctggataacggggttccagataacagatcccatacctatatcatcTCCTGTTTAAAAATACTCTGTAGCCTTTTGGGAAATGAGGAGGCCAACTGCTGaagttttgaaagtgaaatgtcCCATTCTTGCCTGATGTAGGATTTAAGCTGGTCAACACTTTAAGGGTTTCCTTTGCTCTATTTTTGATTTGATAATGCGCCAAATGTTTTTAATGGGTGACAGGTCTGGACTGCAGGCAGGGGCCAGTTTAGATTAATTTACTATAGAGTAATACTGTTGTAATGAGCATGTTCCTTTGTTACATGATACATCTTGCATGCATGTTGCACAAGTCTCATCCAAGTCTCATCCATCTCATCACATCCAAGTGTGAATGTAATGGGAAATAGGTTGCTGTAAGTGGCACTGATGCTGAGAAAGAACTTCAAAGCGATGTTTTTGTACTTTACCCTATTGAGCattgatccccagccagtggcttatgagcaatATGTTcctcacaaccccttggatgtagctccaagtggcctcaaagcaggtgtttatttttcaattcctggttggGAGACACGTTTTTGTGTTCAGGTGTATGGCCAAGCAGAggcccctgtaggctgccaatccacaaaactctaccaaatagccaatcacatcccttattggCACCTCCAAGAAATGTTTTGCTCCTCAActattttcacatttgaatgttgcACATGGATACACGATGCAGATTGCAGTCATACTATTCATAGCTATTGTTCCTTTTAGTGCTCTTCTACTTTTACTGCTTGACTTCATAAATGAATCCTCATCTGGGTCGTTGCACTTGTGCTTGCAAATATGAACAAGATTATATCATTTGTGTTTCCTTCAATTTTCAGCCTCCCTTCTTCATTTGGCTAAAAGTTCTTTTTAGAATTAAATGTTTTGATCTTTATTGATTGGTATTTTGGTGTACCAAGAGGTACATGAGATAAAATGAGACTTCTCTAATACATATTTCTCATATTTAATTCAACAGGTAAAAGGTGGGAAAGCTACATTTAATCTGTTTGATGAGAAATCAGGAGCGACGCCTGAAGCATTTTCAGCTTGGATGGAGAGCCTCAAAACTATTCCTGATCTGGTTACCTTTTCCCTGAGCCCCATTCACAATTTAGTGAGATTTAGTGGTCCTCAGAAGGATAATCTCAAATTAGCTGTCAGTAATTATATAAATAGGATGGCTTTACATATGAAATGCTCCTGCTCAGGAAATTCTCACCAAAACCATAATGGGGACTGCTCCTGTTTCTGCCCAGCAACTAAATATGTAAACTCAGAATGCTGCCCAACCAACAAAGGCCTGGCCCACCTGGTACTAAATGTTGATAAGGCAACTGGTCTATATGGTGACTATTTTGGAAAATCAGATGCCTATGTGATACTCAAGTTTGATGACCATGAAGAGAAGACAAAAACTGTGTGGAACAATGATAATCCCGTCTGGAAGGACAGTTACCCAATTGGTATGGTGGAGCTCAGTGCTGTGAAAAAGTTCACCATAGAGGTGTGGGATGAAGACTATGGGTATGATGATGATTTACTTGGCAAGTGTTCTGAGCCCTTgatgtcagaatttaaaaaaaaaacctgccgtTTGGATTATGGAACTTTATCCTATAGTCTTAATGTCACTTGtgtcactcaccttcagggtaaCTTCTGTCAAGACTACAGaccagttccaccctaaagtatTTTATTGTTGGGTTACATCTGTCTGTCACCCACCAGTAAACAAACGAGTGGCAGAATCTTCTCTAGAAGACCTAATATGCCCTGCTTTTTCTTCCACTGTTTTATACTGTTGCCCACCTAAAGCCATCTTTTTTTGTTATATGTGAAATGTTTTAACATATTGGGCAAGATTcggttcagtgagaaaaaggtttatcatgtgaaaatttcatggacaagattcgatttgagatgcaattcaattcagaagaaCGTATCTCATGGGTTATCAAGCGAAAACTCTGTtggtctatggggaaaaaactggaagcgaatttgaagaaaagtttttctcctcgaatttgttcatgagttttcacatgataaaccatgagaactttttctcactgaattgaatctggccctctCATGACtgcaattatttcattaaaaagtgGAGTTTTTTTTCATACAGTTTTACTATTTACAGTTTCATTTACAGtttctttatatctatctattagtgatgggcgaataaatttgccagacgtGAATTTGTAGTGAATTTCCTCATTTTGCTGCAAGTGAATTAATTCAAAACTGTGGTGACAACTTGCCAGCGCAAAATCCAGCGAAAATTTGACGCATATCAAAATTGGCATGCACATAAAAAtggtgtgtgtcaaaattattctgacgcccattaactttaatgcatttggaccaaatagtcgtgcgtataaaaattgtcgctcgcgtcaaaattattctgatgcTCATTGagttcaatgtgtttcacaaatttttgctgtttcatgaatttcgcagtaatttcacacatttttcagcgaagcaaaactgcacagattcgcccatcactatctgtctatctatccatccaaccatccatctctctctctctctctctctctctctctctctctctctctctctctctctctctctctctctctctctatccatccatccatccatccatccatccatctatccatctatctatctatctatctactatctatctatctatctatctatctatctatcatctatctatctatctatctatctatcatcatgggcgtccacagaggggggcaagagggggcagtgccccccccctgggactgtgcacataagtttccacctgttcgtgcattgtccccagcttactgtggtttctgtcgcgatccctcgaagatttttcttctgtgcagcagagttttcttttagctcctaccctaggtgctcgctcccccctcccttgtcacggtgctgccggatcgtattactt from the Xenopus laevis strain J_2021 chromosome 9_10L, Xenopus_laevis_v10.1, whole genome shotgun sequence genome contains:
- the LOC108703864 gene encoding perforin-1, encoding MLHPFIFLIFVVPLSSPSPMTPNPLKFGCQPGNPKECEKASFVPGHTLLGEGLNIVTMKRTHAFLLDLQSYKKKNKTCTLCKNIHHQNILEKIPIAMIDWQPQTSCSKSITSSISHSKVTLANQETSSISNDWKVGLNVSDPINKVSMASGGSHSRMAEFATTKSMTDKYQFLSNELQCLFYSFRLSSDAPLSPDFAKTLRQLPASYNAATKEQYHNLISTFGTHYITQAQVGGRFKDVTAVRTCQVAMNSLKISEVKDCLALEAAAATKVKTEDVSGDMTFNLCMEKAKELSLGNSFRTNFDERMFEVKGGKATFNLFDEKSGATPEAFSAWMESLKTIPDLVTFSLSPIHNLVRFSGPQKDNLKLAVSNYINRMALHMKCSCSGNSHQNHNGDCSCFCPATKYVNSECCPTNKGLAHLVLNVDKATGLYGDYFGKSDAYVILKFDDHEEKTKTVWNNDNPVWKDSYPIGMVELSAVKKFTIEVWDEDYGYDDDLLGKCSEPLMSEFKKKTCRLDYGTLSYSLNVTCVTHLQGNFCQDYRPVPP